One Paenibacillus riograndensis SBR5 DNA segment encodes these proteins:
- a CDS encoding SPFH domain-containing protein, with amino-acid sequence MQWAIIGIIVFVVVVFVALTVKIVPQQRVGVVERLGKFHRLLTPGLNVLIPIIDQVRTYHDLRIQQANVPPQTVITKDNVQVQIDTIIFYQVVGPEEATYGISDYVYGVRNISTATMRQIIGKLELDETLSGREKISSDIRLALDEATEKWGVRIERVEVIDIKPPLDIQEAMDKQMKAERSKRAIVLEAEAAKQDMILRAEGDKQSKILKAEGDKEARIRQAEGLRQAQELEALGQAKAIQAVAEAEKSRIELIGSAGLDERVLAYQSFDALTEISKGAANKVFLPTSAVETLGTLGAMAEVFKASKESK; translated from the coding sequence ATGCAATGGGCTATTATTGGGATAATCGTTTTTGTTGTTGTCGTATTTGTGGCACTGACCGTCAAAATCGTACCGCAGCAGCGGGTAGGGGTTGTAGAGCGTCTTGGTAAATTCCACCGGCTGCTCACACCCGGTCTGAATGTTCTCATTCCGATCATCGACCAGGTGCGCACGTACCATGATTTGCGGATACAGCAGGCTAATGTGCCGCCGCAGACCGTGATTACCAAGGATAATGTGCAGGTGCAGATTGATACGATTATTTTCTATCAGGTAGTGGGACCGGAAGAAGCAACCTACGGCATTTCCGATTATGTATACGGGGTGCGCAACATCTCCACAGCCACCATGCGGCAGATTATCGGTAAGCTGGAGCTGGATGAAACCTTGTCCGGCCGGGAAAAGATTTCCTCGGATATCCGCCTGGCGCTGGATGAGGCGACGGAGAAGTGGGGCGTGCGGATAGAGCGCGTTGAGGTGATCGATATCAAGCCGCCGCTTGATATCCAGGAAGCGATGGATAAGCAGATGAAGGCCGAGCGCAGCAAGCGTGCGATTGTGCTGGAGGCGGAAGCCGCCAAGCAGGATATGATCCTGCGTGCTGAAGGTGACAAGCAGAGTAAGATCCTCAAGGCGGAAGGTGACAAGGAAGCGCGCATCCGGCAGGCGGAAGGCTTGCGGCAGGCACAGGAGCTGGAAGCGCTTGGGCAGGCCAAAGCGATCCAGGCGGTAGCGGAAGCCGAGAAATCGCGGATTGAACTGATCGGCAGTGCAGGGCTGGATGAACGGGTGCTGGCCTATCAATCCTTTGACGCACTGACCGAAATCTCCAAAGGCGCGGCCAACAAGGTGTTCCTGCCTACCAGCGCTGTTGAAACCCTGGGCACGCTGGGCGCCATGGCTGAGGTATTCAAGGCCAGCAAGGAAAGCAAGTAG
- a CDS encoding NfeD family protein — protein MFWLIAAGVLFVVEMMTLTFYLLWLSIGALAACLVSLLLPDAILLQVLAGSLVALVLTIFSKPLVARFRSSRGFQDTGTDIVGRQGLVVAPIEPGRYGQVKVGGDTWSATSIESLGKDEVVKVVGRSSTIIEVVRWGDMY, from the coding sequence GTGTTTTGGTTAATTGCAGCCGGTGTCCTGTTTGTCGTTGAAATGATGACGCTTACGTTTTATCTGCTCTGGTTAAGCATTGGCGCTCTGGCGGCTTGTCTGGTTTCGCTTTTGCTGCCGGATGCGATACTGCTGCAGGTTTTGGCAGGCTCGCTGGTTGCCCTGGTGTTGACGATTTTCTCAAAGCCGCTTGTGGCGAGATTCCGCAGTTCGAGGGGGTTCCAGGATACAGGCACGGATATTGTCGGCAGGCAGGGGTTGGTCGTAGCACCGATTGAGCCGGGACGGTATGGCCAGGTTAAGGTAGGCGGCGATACTTGGAGCGCAACCTCGATAGAGTCGCTGGGCAAGGATGAAGTGGTCAAAGTGGTCGGAAGAAGCTCCACAATTATTGAAGTAGTACGATGGGGGGATATGTACTGA
- a CDS encoding FAD-dependent oxidoreductase: MTFERRRQSDVIIIGGGLGGTAAALAAAKAGMRVIMTEETDWLGGQLTSQAVPPDEHRWIESSGCTASYREFRSRVRDYYRRNYPLTESARNNPLLNPGNGWVSRLAHEPKVALSVLHEMLAPYINTGRIKVLYHTVPVHAETAGDEVTEVTVLHKESGAEIKLHGAYYLDATECGDLLPLAGAEHVCGAESQKETGEPHALEQADPLDMQSITHVAAVDYVPDGDFTIDRPEDYDYWRQYVPSFSRYPILSWYASDASDTTKLKQFTMFPNEEGIMSLWDYRRIVDPSIWSQPLNDGEVTLLNWALNDYYAGPLIGVSPAERESHLKGARQLTLSLVYWLQTEAPRLDGGKGYPGVRLRGDVLGTEDGLAKSPYIREARRIRGLYTVTEQDVSKELRGALGPMRYEDSVGVGSYHLDLHPTTVSQRTFYIPNHPYEIPLGSLIPVRITNLLPACKNISMTQIANGCYRLHPTEWNIGEAAGLLASYACTRRVLPRGVYESEAHLKAYQQLLTEHGVQLHWSEAELEMQ; the protein is encoded by the coding sequence ATGACCTTTGAGCGCAGAAGACAAAGCGATGTGATCATCATCGGCGGCGGGCTTGGCGGAACGGCGGCGGCTCTCGCCGCAGCCAAAGCGGGGATGCGCGTAATTATGACCGAGGAAACCGATTGGCTCGGAGGCCAGCTTACCTCACAGGCGGTTCCGCCGGATGAGCACCGCTGGATCGAGAGCTCCGGCTGCACGGCATCTTACCGGGAGTTCCGCAGCAGGGTGAGAGATTATTACCGGCGGAATTATCCGCTTACGGAATCTGCCAGGAATAATCCGCTGCTCAATCCCGGAAACGGCTGGGTCAGCCGGCTTGCCCATGAGCCGAAGGTTGCGTTAAGCGTTCTGCACGAAATGCTGGCTCCCTATATAAATACGGGGCGGATTAAAGTGCTGTATCATACGGTGCCTGTCCATGCGGAGACGGCGGGAGATGAAGTGACGGAGGTGACGGTCCTGCATAAGGAGAGCGGGGCTGAAATCAAGCTGCATGGCGCATATTACCTGGATGCAACGGAATGCGGGGATTTGCTGCCGCTCGCCGGTGCAGAGCATGTGTGTGGTGCCGAATCACAGAAGGAGACCGGGGAGCCGCATGCGCTGGAACAAGCGGACCCGCTCGATATGCAGTCGATTACGCATGTGGCTGCTGTCGATTATGTGCCGGACGGCGATTTCACGATAGACCGCCCTGAGGATTATGACTATTGGCGGCAGTATGTTCCCTCCTTTTCCCGGTACCCGATCCTCAGCTGGTACGCCTCCGATGCAAGTGACACAACCAAGCTGAAGCAGTTCACCATGTTTCCCAATGAAGAGGGAATTATGTCCCTCTGGGATTACCGGCGGATTGTCGATCCTTCCATCTGGAGCCAGCCGCTGAATGACGGCGAAGTAACCCTGCTGAACTGGGCGCTGAACGATTATTACGCCGGTCCGCTGATCGGGGTATCTCCTGCAGAACGGGAGTCGCATCTGAAAGGGGCCAGACAGCTGACGCTGTCCCTCGTCTACTGGCTTCAGACGGAGGCTCCGCGCCTGGACGGCGGGAAGGGATACCCAGGGGTGAGGCTGCGCGGGGACGTGCTCGGGACAGAGGACGGGCTTGCGAAGTCCCCCTACATCCGTGAAGCAAGAAGAATCCGGGGGCTCTATACCGTTACCGAACAGGATGTAAGCAAAGAGCTGCGCGGCGCGTTAGGCCCTATGCGCTACGAAGACAGTGTCGGTGTCGGCAGCTATCATCTGGATCTTCATCCTACCACAGTGTCCCAGCGCACATTCTACATTCCGAATCACCCGTATGAAATTCCGCTGGGTTCGCTGATCCCTGTACGTATCACGAACCTGCTTCCGGCCTGCAAAAATATTTCGATGACCCAGATTGCGAACGGGTGCTACCGCTTGCACCCGACTGAATGGAACATCGGTGAGGCTGCCGGGCTGCTTGCCTCCTACGCCTGCACGCGGCGTGTCCTGCCCCGCGGGGTGTACGAGTCTGAAGCCCATCTAAAGGCGTATCAGCAGCTTTTAACAGAGCATGGTGTCCAGCTTCATTGGAGTGAAGCCGAACTTGAGATGCAATAG
- a CDS encoding ROK family protein, which produces MRQVIGVDIGGTAVKGLVIDETGAVWAEARRDTDARQGREAILGKLEALVRELLEVCPLVQAIGIASAGRVNTDTGQVVYATDNLQGWQGLHLAEWAADAFRLQAAADNDANAALLGEAWLGAGRGHQDLVMLTLGTGVGGAYMIHGILGRGIHWNGGEFGHSVLVPGGLPCNCGKQGCVEQYVSGSALLRLGLELTGRTYGHGSELMADARAGDSGALQVLERFAADLAVVLGNISVTFDPARIIIGGGVIHEREIWWPLLKNKLQDEGLSELLAAAELGNRAGCFGAAKLALERFGQLPAGSRKEDTA; this is translated from the coding sequence ATGAGGCAAGTCATCGGAGTGGATATCGGGGGTACAGCCGTCAAAGGACTGGTCATTGACGAAACTGGAGCTGTGTGGGCAGAAGCCAGGCGCGATACGGACGCCCGGCAGGGCAGGGAAGCAATATTGGGCAAGCTGGAAGCGCTGGTCCGCGAGCTGCTGGAGGTCTGCCCCTTGGTTCAGGCAATCGGCATAGCTTCGGCGGGGAGAGTGAATACGGATACGGGACAGGTGGTGTATGCCACCGATAATCTGCAGGGCTGGCAGGGGCTTCACCTTGCCGAGTGGGCAGCCGATGCCTTCAGGCTCCAGGCTGCCGCCGACAATGATGCCAATGCCGCGCTGCTGGGTGAAGCGTGGCTGGGAGCAGGGCGCGGACATCAGGACCTGGTTATGCTCACGCTGGGCACCGGTGTAGGCGGGGCTTATATGATACACGGTATTCTTGGCCGCGGCATCCATTGGAACGGCGGAGAATTCGGACACAGTGTTCTGGTTCCCGGCGGCCTCCCCTGCAATTGCGGCAAGCAGGGCTGTGTGGAGCAGTATGTCTCGGGTTCCGCCCTGCTGCGGCTCGGGCTGGAGCTGACAGGCCGGACCTATGGACATGGATCGGAGCTGATGGCCGATGCGCGGGCGGGGGATTCGGGCGCATTGCAGGTGCTGGAACGCTTCGCAGCAGATTTGGCGGTTGTGCTTGGCAATATCAGCGTCACATTTGATCCGGCACGCATCATCATTGGCGGAGGGGTTATCCATGAACGGGAAATATGGTGGCCGCTGCTGAAGAACAAGCTGCAGGATGAAGGTCTATCAGAGCTCCTTGCGGCGGCTGAACTCGGGAACCGGGCCGGTTGCTTTGGGGCGGCCAAGCTCGCGCTGGAACGCTTCGGGCAGCTGCCGGCCGGCTCCAGGAAGGAGGACACAGCATGA
- a CDS encoding MurR/RpiR family transcriptional regulator, whose protein sequence is MEMTDRINTYYPSMTKSEQKVAKCVLEHPDNLIYLSVTELADFAGTGETTVMRFCRKIGFKGYQDFKLMLAQGLPKQQAPSGRDGGDADDATLLYESMVNILQSSLGMLDREQLEEAINQIDAAHHMQFFGVGSSAITALDAKNRLLRIGRRVEAIADSHIQSMMAVTMGEGDVAFGISVSGSTLDTNDMLMKAKQNGAKVIAMTNYAKSPIASIADIVLLTAGKESPLEGGSMGAKISQLFIIDLICKGLERRHADETKNMKELTARAVIDRIY, encoded by the coding sequence ATGGAAATGACAGACCGGATTAATACGTATTATCCCTCCATGACCAAATCGGAGCAAAAGGTGGCCAAATGTGTTCTTGAGCACCCGGATAACCTGATCTACCTTTCTGTAACAGAGCTCGCGGACTTTGCCGGTACAGGCGAGACGACGGTTATGCGTTTCTGCCGCAAAATCGGATTCAAGGGATACCAGGATTTTAAGCTGATGCTTGCCCAAGGGCTGCCGAAGCAGCAGGCCCCTTCTGGAAGAGATGGCGGAGACGCGGATGATGCGACGCTTCTGTACGAGTCGATGGTCAACATTCTCCAGTCAAGTCTCGGTATGCTGGACCGTGAACAGCTGGAAGAGGCCATTAATCAAATCGATGCGGCGCACCACATGCAGTTTTTTGGAGTGGGCTCATCAGCCATTACTGCACTGGATGCTAAAAACCGCTTACTGCGGATTGGAAGACGGGTTGAGGCGATTGCGGACAGCCACATCCAATCGATGATGGCTGTAACGATGGGCGAAGGGGATGTCGCCTTCGGCATCAGCGTCTCCGGAAGCACACTGGATACCAATGATATGCTGATGAAAGCAAAGCAGAACGGGGCAAAGGTTATTGCCATGACCAATTATGCCAAGTCTCCCATAGCGTCCATTGCAGATATCGTTCTCCTGACAGCCGGGAAGGAGTCGCCTCTTGAAGGAGGGTCCATGGGCGCGAAAATCTCCCAGCTGTTCATTATTGACCTGATCTGTAAAGGGCTGGAGCGGAGACATGCGGATGAGACGAAAAACATGAAGGAACTGACAGCACGGGCTGTCATTGACCGAATCTATTAA
- a CDS encoding N-acetylmannosamine-6-phosphate 2-epimerase, whose translation MIQKLHHGLIVSCQALPGEPLYGAEMMARMAAAAEEGGAVGIRANGAADVRAIKSAVSLPVIGIVKRDYPGSAVYITPTLREIEELLEAGADMIALDATGQKRPEDCTLEQMVAFLNRNGTASMGDISILEEAIHAEALGVSCVSTTLSGYTPYSLQQEGPNFELLQKAVERLSIPVMAEGRMIEPDQVRKAMDLGAYAAVVGSAITRPQLITGRFAAAIRRVEMNNGNDRPD comes from the coding sequence ATAATACAGAAGTTGCATCACGGACTGATCGTATCCTGTCAGGCACTTCCGGGTGAACCGCTGTATGGTGCCGAAATGATGGCACGTATGGCAGCCGCTGCTGAGGAAGGGGGCGCGGTTGGCATCCGGGCTAACGGTGCCGCGGATGTCCGCGCCATCAAGAGCGCGGTTTCACTGCCTGTTATCGGCATTGTAAAGAGAGATTATCCGGGTTCGGCGGTGTACATCACCCCGACGCTAAGAGAAATAGAAGAACTGCTTGAGGCAGGAGCCGATATGATTGCGTTGGATGCGACTGGGCAAAAGAGACCGGAGGACTGTACGCTGGAGCAAATGGTTGCTTTTCTGAACCGGAACGGCACAGCTTCAATGGGCGATATTTCGATTCTGGAGGAGGCTATCCATGCAGAAGCCCTGGGGGTCAGCTGCGTCTCAACAACACTCTCGGGCTATACACCATACTCCCTTCAACAGGAGGGCCCTAACTTTGAACTGCTGCAAAAAGCGGTTGAGCGCTTATCGATCCCTGTTATGGCTGAAGGCAGGATGATTGAGCCGGACCAGGTCCGGAAGGCCATGGATTTGGGTGCGTATGCAGCAGTGGTGGGTTCAGCCATAACAAGACCCCAGTTGATTACAGGGCGGTTTGCGGCAGCAATAAGAAGGGTGGAAATGAACAATGGAAATGACAGACCGGATTAA
- a CDS encoding DUF4127 family protein, producing the protein MSKSYTIAFVPLDERPCNYGFPPLLARGTEFEVLRPPMQLMGLKKRPGDVDGLWTWFEEACCQADGAVVALDTLLYGGIIPSRLHSLKLEELAARLDKLRALKRRHPKLVIYAFQLIMRCPQYSLSDEEPDYYADWGREIFRKGFISHRKELGAASDEELQELAEIEDRLPREILDDYLGRRSINIEANKLVLELVKEGIIGFMIFPQDDSAPFGHTAKDQQKVRSRITELDLELRAYMYPGADEVGCTLLARMINKATGTVPLIYPRLSSVQGAFVTPLFEDRFFYETLKYQITAAGGLIASSAGEADLVLLVNTPGETMIEAASQQGSFFSYDVYRNLMEIVEYGNYILNHKGKPVAVADVGYANGGDQKLVKMLREKNILFKLAGYAGWNTSSNTLGTVISQAMIYLHYGRTQEHLDFLGLRYAEDVCYCSVVRGELSDGPIQDMGFGKYLLDGQRGSVASMVEQRLRQELAVRIDGPEGRVEITDCYMPWNRMFEVGLSVRFVPSGE; encoded by the coding sequence ATGTCGAAGTCATACACAATCGCTTTTGTGCCGCTGGATGAGCGGCCCTGCAATTACGGGTTTCCCCCTCTTTTGGCCAGGGGAACAGAATTTGAGGTGCTGCGTCCCCCGATGCAGCTGATGGGACTGAAAAAACGTCCCGGAGATGTAGACGGGTTGTGGACATGGTTCGAGGAAGCCTGCTGTCAGGCGGATGGAGCAGTGGTTGCTTTGGATACGCTGCTATATGGAGGGATTATTCCTTCCAGATTGCACAGCTTGAAGCTGGAGGAGCTGGCTGCAAGGCTGGATAAGCTGCGCGCCCTCAAACGCAGGCACCCGAAGCTGGTCATTTATGCCTTTCAGCTCATTATGCGCTGCCCGCAGTATTCACTTTCGGACGAAGAACCGGATTACTATGCCGACTGGGGACGGGAAATTTTTCGCAAAGGCTTCATCAGCCACCGCAAGGAGCTGGGAGCGGCATCAGACGAGGAACTTCAGGAGCTTGCAGAAATTGAAGACCGCCTGCCCCGGGAAATACTGGATGATTATCTGGGCCGGCGGAGCATCAATATCGAAGCGAACAAGCTGGTGCTGGAGCTGGTGAAGGAAGGCATTATCGGGTTCATGATCTTTCCGCAGGATGACTCGGCTCCCTTTGGACATACGGCCAAAGACCAGCAGAAGGTACGTTCACGGATTACTGAGCTTGACCTGGAGCTTAGAGCTTATATGTACCCTGGCGCCGATGAGGTGGGATGCACCCTGCTGGCACGGATGATCAATAAGGCCACAGGAACAGTGCCGCTTATTTATCCGCGGCTGTCATCGGTACAGGGGGCGTTTGTCACCCCGCTGTTCGAGGACCGTTTTTTCTATGAGACGCTGAAGTACCAGATTACAGCCGCGGGCGGCCTGATTGCCTCCAGTGCCGGGGAGGCCGATCTTGTGCTTCTGGTCAATACGCCGGGTGAGACAATGATCGAAGCGGCCTCGCAGCAGGGCTCCTTTTTCAGCTATGATGTGTACCGGAACCTGATGGAAATTGTGGAATACGGGAATTATATCTTGAACCATAAGGGAAAGCCGGTCGCCGTAGCCGATGTCGGATACGCCAATGGCGGGGACCAGAAGCTGGTGAAGATGCTGCGGGAGAAAAATATTTTGTTTAAGCTGGCCGGTTATGCGGGCTGGAATACAAGCTCCAACACGCTCGGTACAGTCATTTCTCAAGCAATGATATACCTGCATTACGGACGTACACAGGAGCATTTGGATTTTCTCGGCCTCCGTTATGCCGAAGATGTCTGCTACTGCTCGGTTGTCCGGGGCGAACTCAGCGATGGTCCGATCCAGGATATGGGTTTCGGCAAATATCTGCTCGACGGGCAGCGCGGGAGCGTAGCGTCCATGGTTGAACAACGGCTGCGTCAGGAGTTGGCTGTTAGAATTGACGGCCCGGAGGGAAGGGTAGAGATTACAGACTGCTACATGCCGTGGAACCGGATGTTTGAGGTGGGATTGTCCGTCCGTTTTGTGCCTTCTGGAGAATAG
- a CDS encoding carbohydrate ABC transporter permease, translating to MNPTSRSTKQLITGIRYTIIYILLILLALFMMGPFLWLLSVSLMPGRNVFSSPPAILPTFIDFDNYVQVWKFMSFPRYISNTVIITALGVVFNILLSSLTAYPLAVFHFKGRNIVFSLLIATMIIPSSTAMIVHYLTIQAFQLGNSFLGVVLPAAVSVFNIFLMRQTFLGVPSDIRDSGKMDGASELRIFWQLVLPLVKPGIAVIGLLEVMAFWNNFLWPIVVLEDPGKYPLAAALTYLNGQFSYNFGWIAAGTMISVTPIIVVFLFTQRYYMEGIAGAIKG from the coding sequence TTGAACCCAACCAGCAGATCAACCAAACAGCTGATCACAGGAATCCGCTATACGATCATCTACATTCTGTTAATTCTGTTAGCCCTGTTCATGATGGGACCTTTTCTCTGGCTGCTAAGCGTATCGCTGATGCCCGGCAGGAATGTGTTCTCAAGCCCGCCGGCCATCCTGCCGACGTTCATCGACTTTGACAACTACGTGCAGGTCTGGAAGTTCATGTCCTTCCCGCGGTATATCTCGAACACAGTCATTATTACGGCGCTTGGGGTAGTATTTAATATATTGCTGTCCAGCCTGACGGCATATCCGCTGGCTGTTTTTCACTTCAAAGGCCGGAATATCGTCTTCTCACTGCTGATAGCCACTATGATTATTCCGTCCTCGACAGCGATGATCGTGCATTATTTGACCATCCAGGCCTTTCAGCTGGGAAATTCATTTCTGGGCGTGGTGCTTCCGGCCGCCGTCTCGGTATTCAATATCTTTCTGATGCGCCAGACCTTTCTGGGGGTTCCGTCCGATATCCGCGATTCGGGGAAAATGGATGGCGCTTCAGAGCTGCGCATCTTCTGGCAGCTCGTCCTGCCGCTCGTCAAGCCGGGGATTGCCGTGATTGGGCTGCTTGAGGTTATGGCGTTCTGGAATAACTTCCTGTGGCCGATTGTTGTACTTGAAGACCCGGGAAAATATCCGCTGGCTGCAGCGCTCACGTACCTGAACGGCCAGTTCTCCTATAACTTTGGCTGGATTGCCGCGGGAACTATGATATCGGTTACGCCAATTATTGTCGTTTTTCTGTTCACACAGAGATATTATATGGAAGGAATCGCAGGCGCCATCAAAGGTTAG
- a CDS encoding carbohydrate ABC transporter permease: MKSWFRSESFSAWAFMTPGLLFLAAFTFWPIIYGIPLSLTDYSVITETHYVGFENFTRAFQDHNFIISLWNSLVYVLIVPVIQVISILMAILVNSRIPGVKMFRTAYYIPVVTSMVAVALIWSWLLGNNGVVNYLLIQAGIISGQVSWLSTSTTALYVLMFITMWKGLGYYMMLYLAGLQGVPSDLYEAARVDGANFLKLIIHVTIPLLRPHILFCTLISVMGAIRVFDEVYILTKGGPGTSTLTSSVYIFQKGLEQFNFGYASALGLIVSVLVGALSVLVFRLNRKGGVNSY, translated from the coding sequence ATGAAGAGCTGGTTTCGTTCCGAGTCTTTCAGCGCTTGGGCGTTTATGACGCCGGGTCTTTTGTTTCTCGCTGCTTTTACATTCTGGCCGATCATTTACGGAATTCCGCTTTCATTAACCGATTATTCGGTCATTACCGAAACGCACTATGTGGGTTTTGAGAATTTCACCAGAGCCTTTCAGGATCACAATTTTATCATTTCGTTATGGAATTCGCTGGTGTATGTCTTGATTGTTCCGGTTATTCAGGTGATTTCCATCCTCATGGCTATCCTTGTAAACAGCCGCATTCCGGGCGTGAAGATGTTCCGGACAGCTTATTACATTCCGGTCGTGACTTCGATGGTGGCGGTGGCCCTGATTTGGAGCTGGCTGCTGGGCAATAACGGGGTGGTTAATTATCTGCTTATACAGGCGGGAATCATCAGCGGACAGGTATCATGGCTGTCAACCAGCACCACTGCCCTGTATGTTCTGATGTTTATCACCATGTGGAAAGGCCTCGGTTATTATATGATGCTCTACCTGGCAGGTCTTCAGGGTGTTCCCTCTGATCTGTATGAAGCGGCCAGAGTGGACGGGGCGAACTTCCTGAAGCTTATCATTCATGTCACTATTCCCCTGCTGAGACCCCATATCCTGTTCTGTACACTGATCTCGGTTATGGGGGCAATCCGGGTATTTGATGAGGTGTACATTCTGACAAAGGGCGGACCGGGAACCTCCACTCTTACCTCAAGCGTGTATATTTTTCAAAAGGGGCTGGAACAGTTCAACTTCGGATATGCGTCGGCCCTTGGCCTGATAGTCAGTGTTCTTGTAGGGGCGCTAAGCGTTCTGGTATTCCGGCTCAATCGGAAAGGCGGGGTGAACTCATATTGA
- a CDS encoding ABC transporter substrate-binding protein, translating into MRTNRPFFILSLFVVLALSMLLAGCGENGNPAAPANTANATGAPAEQTDSPQAEPVTLEFWTIALQPTFNDYFNDLIAKYEESHPGVTVEWKDYPYDAISQRLLTSTASGKSPDVVNLNTEFASQLGSKGALLNLTEYLTDEERNSYFEGIYNSTVIDGKAYSLPWYTGTEVLFMNKKLVEKAGLDPANPPKTREELIEWARQIHKQTGAAGYAQQLVSKLFPIDGISILNEDKTAAAFNTPEAEAMISQMRDLMKEGVVLKEDADFKKQIQYFSGQQVAFQLSGPTFINFIKTSAPDVYANTIAVQLPTGKANLRLSNSMDLVVPQKSKNPEQAVEFAAFVTNADNQTAFSKVANTLPSSKASIQDPFFTESDGTLEAEAKVVSSQSLDKATDYMVGVPNASDINSAIARGFQEILLNGADIKQTLDAVEKEVNRIISQGS; encoded by the coding sequence GTGAGGACAAACAGACCGTTCTTTATTCTGTCGCTGTTCGTTGTATTGGCGTTGTCGATGCTGCTTGCCGGGTGTGGAGAAAATGGGAATCCGGCTGCTCCGGCCAACACTGCAAATGCCACCGGTGCACCTGCTGAACAGACGGATAGTCCCCAAGCGGAACCTGTTACGCTGGAATTTTGGACGATTGCCCTGCAGCCTACCTTTAATGATTATTTCAATGATCTGATCGCGAAATACGAGGAAAGCCACCCTGGTGTAACGGTTGAATGGAAGGACTATCCCTACGATGCCATCTCACAAAGGCTGCTGACAAGTACAGCCAGCGGCAAAAGTCCCGATGTAGTAAATCTCAATACAGAATTTGCCAGCCAATTGGGGAGCAAGGGTGCTTTACTGAATTTGACGGAATATCTAACGGATGAAGAGAGGAATTCTTACTTTGAAGGGATTTATAACTCTACTGTTATTGACGGCAAAGCTTATTCTCTTCCATGGTATACAGGTACGGAAGTCTTATTCATGAATAAAAAGCTCGTGGAGAAGGCAGGCCTGGATCCGGCCAATCCGCCGAAAACCCGGGAAGAGCTGATCGAGTGGGCCCGTCAGATTCATAAGCAGACCGGTGCGGCCGGTTATGCGCAGCAGCTTGTATCCAAGCTGTTCCCGATAGATGGAATCTCCATTCTGAATGAGGACAAAACGGCAGCGGCCTTCAATACGCCTGAAGCTGAGGCAATGATCTCCCAAATGCGCGATTTGATGAAAGAAGGCGTGGTTCTGAAGGAGGATGCGGATTTCAAAAAGCAGATCCAGTATTTTTCCGGTCAACAGGTAGCTTTCCAGCTGTCAGGACCAACGTTTATCAATTTTATCAAAACCTCGGCGCCGGATGTGTATGCAAATACGATTGCGGTTCAGCTTCCAACAGGCAAAGCCAACCTGCGCCTCTCCAATTCCATGGACCTGGTTGTGCCGCAAAAGTCGAAAAATCCGGAGCAGGCGGTGGAATTCGCCGCGTTCGTGACCAATGCGGATAATCAGACTGCCTTCTCCAAGGTTGCCAACACACTGCCGTCCTCTAAAGCATCGATCCAAGATCCTTTCTTCACGGAATCCGACGGCACTCTTGAAGCTGAGGCGAAGGTTGTTTCTTCGCAAAGCCTGGATAAAGCTACCGATTATATGGTCGGAGTTCCAAACGCATCCGATATCAACTCCGCCATTGCCCGCGGATTCCAGGAAATATTGCTAAACGGGGCGGACATCAAGCAGACACTGGATGCCGTGGAGAAGGAAGTGAACAGAATCATAAGCCAGGGTTCATAA